In Festucalex cinctus isolate MCC-2025b chromosome 1, RoL_Fcin_1.0, whole genome shotgun sequence, the sequence caaacacttAAGTTAATATCCATAGAATATGCATAAGGCCAAATTTGAAAGCAAACACCAACATATTATGGTTGCTCCAACCAAAGTGCCTTTTTGGCATGTCAGTGCATAAATGGCAGACTTGAGTAGAATGTGTACAGCCACATACTGTAGAAGAATAAGGCcctatactgtatgtgcaatatttttttttttaggggtttgGAGGACACTAAGGTGAAATGTGCGGCAATTCACACTAACCACAGCTTCGGACTCACTAAAACACTCCAACACTACAGGTAACAGCATTtggtttaatttgattttttttttcacacatacAACATTCACTGGGAATGTTTGCTGTCAAcagagctttgttttttggtgaGAATAAGATTGATGTCAAAATTCCACCTTTACCAAAACTCTTCGTTCAAGAGGTAAGGGCTAAACATTCCTTTACTGTATATAGGGTTTTCTACAGCATTTTGCTAACtgtaatgattttgttttatttcctttCTCCATCAAGGTCTTGAATCCTTTTTACATCTTAGAGCTCTTTGCTGTTATTTTGTGGGCTGTTGAGGATTATTACCACTATTCCGTGTTTGTCTTTCTAATGGCAACTATTTTAATAGCCACTTCTTTGTACACCATTAGAAAGGTGAGTCACACTGGATTATTTCACTTGCATTGTTGCAAACCTTTCCACTGTGGCTGTAGATGTTAACATCAGCTGCTTGATCAGGATGCTTTTCTGCAAAGTGTTCATGATAGAGTGGTGTCCAGTGCAAGGGCCACCAGATCACCTGTATTGTTGGAATTATAAAAATGTTCCCAATGAAGCGAACGAGAAACCGTGTGCggtctagcatagaaaaaatgttaatgtttaaaAGAAATCTATAATACAAACATTTTTACTACAAAGTCATTCAGAACGAAATGTCTGTTTTCTTGTTCCAGTCCTGGTGGCCATTATTAACTTTATTCCTCATTCCAGCACTATGTGATACTACACAACATGGTGGTAGAACACAGTATGGTTCGTGTTTCAGTGTGCAGAGGAAATGAAGGCAAGTTTCCTTACGCTGtggaataaatgtatttttccttttcataacAACATCCCAATAATTGCTTGTATTGGTGGTGGTCTTTTCAAACTTAATCGCAGGCGTCGAACAGGTCATGTCAACTGAGCTGGTacctggtgatgtcatcattattcCATCCAATGGAATGATCATGCCCTGTGATGCTGTGCTCGTCTGTGGTACCTGCATTGTTGATGAGAGCATGTTGACAGGTTGACACCCCTCCTACAAATATACAATATAGTAAACCCACCTGGGTTCATGGTTcgcaggtatttttttttttgtacagctaATAACCCTATTTTGGTCTAACACATCTACTTGGGGTCACATCTATTACACTATTGACTGCCAGTGggcatttgaaaaaagaaaaacctgaaGTGATGAGCacagtttagtttttgttgaaaattattGATTGACATCTGCCGTAATCCTTTCTCAGACTAAAGAATGTGACGGCTGAAGCTTAATTTTAATGTACATATTTGGGCATGATTACTGATGTATATTGTAAGATTAATAGTTTGTTTGGCAAAATGGGGTGTATATTATTCacatctaattattattataattataattattattgtatcatcatttacattattattcaatttttgcCAGTGgcatataggtcgcttgcacatgtcgtcacttccgcctcggatttctcgtagtcgccatgctgggtggcctccatttacgtagcgattcggtctaacacgtatctatcacgtttgttttctgtgtttaaaatggtacattgttgctgcatcgttggctgttcgaacaaagccaagggggaaaatggtcggttttccgaattccgaaaataattaggaaccagggcctggagacagaggagtgcggactccggagggaagtcgttactttgggctcgtgtgtgcagcgatcactttgtgagcggtaagcttgtttacctttatttaatgcatgaggattaataacgtttcgaccgcccatatatgggcaagttgcttatgttttggattcatgagcaagcaagttcggtagtacaagctggctagcggacgttagccgaaagctaacatcgaacattttcacccaagtagtgccagtgcaaagtgtttactgctgaaattggattgattagtcttgggctctt encodes:
- the LOC144031521 gene encoding polyamine-transporting ATPase 13A3-like: MPPWDCSTLVSMNPQEVKLINKDLEDEMEVWGYRPCLWKRILVGVGAVCSGGLLLLLLYWLPEWGVKATCTLTSLKEAQTLLLRTTVHYFIHHSIKYYWNEETQNFGSFKGLEDTKVKCAAIHTNHSFGLTKTLQHYRALFFGENKIDVKIPPLPKLFVQEVLNPFYILELFAVILWAVEDYYHYSVFVFLMATILIATSLYTIRKHYVILHNMVVEHSMVRVSVCRGNEGKFPYAVE